Proteins encoded in a region of the Podospora pseudopauciseta strain CBS 411.78 chromosome 6, whole genome shotgun sequence genome:
- the URA3 gene encoding orotidine 5'-phosphate decarboxylase (COG:F; EggNog:ENOG503NW2K; BUSCO:EOG09263Q7N) → MSDRHPTLLQPYSERAKTATHPLSRYLFRLMDLKASNLCLSADVTTARELLALADRVGPSIVVLKTHYDLISGWDYNPQTGTGVKLAALARKHGFLIFEDRKFVDIGKTVQMQYTAGTARIIEWAHITNANIDAGKDMVRAMAEAAANWKARIHYEVKTSVSVGTPVAGQFDDGEEQNNGGSDRDSDGRKGSIVSITTVTQSFEPADSPRLAKTNEHGDELVFPGIEEPPMDRGLLLLAQMSSKGCLMTKDYTQACVEAAREHKDFVMGYVAQEALNSAPDDNFIHMTPGCKLPPPGEEENGHVEGDGLGQQYNTPAKLITLLGTDIVIVGRGIIQAADPPTEAERYRRKAWKAYLARLS, encoded by the coding sequence ATGTCAGACCGTCATCCCACTCTGCTCCAGCCCTACTCTGAGCGGGCCAAGACGGCCACTCACCCACTCTCCCGGTACCTCTTTCGGTTGATGGACCTCAAGGCCTCCAACCTCTGTCTCAGCGCCGATGTCACAACGGCTCGGGAACTCCTGGCGCTTGCCGATAGGGTCGGCCCGTCCATCGTCGTCCTCAAGACTCACTACGATTTGATCTCGGGATGGGACTACAACCCGCAGACCGGCACTGGCGTCAagctcgccgccctcgccagAAAACACGGCTTCCTCATCTTTGAGGACAGAAAATTCGTCGACATTGGAAAGACAGTCCAGATGCAGTACACAGCCGGCACTGCCCGCATAATAGAATGGGCACACATTACCAACGCCAACATCGACGCTGGCAAGGACATGGTCCGTGCCATGGCGGAAGCGGCGGCCAACTGGAAGGCACGCATTCACTACGAGGTCAAGACGTCCGTCTCTGTTGGCACACCAGTTGCTGGCcagtttgatgatggggaagagcAAAACAATGGCGGGAGCGACAGAGACTCTGACGGGCGAAAAGGAAGTAtcgtctccatcaccaccgtcacTCAGTCCTTTGAGCCTGCTGACTCACCGAGATTGGCCAAGACCAACGAGCATGGCGATGAGCTCGTCTTCCCCGGCATCGAGGAACCGCCAATGGACCGCGGACTGCTCTTATTGGCGCAAATGTCGTCCAAGGGCTGCCTGATGACCAAGGACTACACCCAGGCCTGTGTCGAGGCCGCTCGCGAGCACAAGGACTTCGTCATGGGTTATGTTGCGCAAGAAGCCCTCAACTCTGCTCCAGATGACAACTTTATCCACATGACTCCTGGCTGCAAGCTACCACCAccgggcgaggaggagaacggACATGTCGAGGGCGACGGCTTGGGCCAGCAGTACAACACCCCGGCCAagctcatcaccctcctcggcacTGACATCGTCATTGTGGGACGTGGCATCATCCAGGCCGCGGACCCCCCGACAGAGGCTGAGCGCTACAGGAGGAAAGCGTGGAAGGCGTACCTGGCTCGTCTGAGTTAA
- the pis1 gene encoding phosphatidylinositol synthase 1 (CDP-alcohol phosphatidyltransferase1) (EggNog:ENOG503NV6B; COG:I; BUSCO:EOG09264CP8), whose protein sequence is MAGVTTRRQAAAAQQEKNTTTVNGNAAPFMEQENAPRDILDELDDDEPAENIFLFYPNLIGYARIILAVASLYYMPIHPRTCTLLYSISCLLDALDGIAARAYNQSTRFGAVLDMVTDRCTTSCLLTFLASAFPRWAILFQLLISLDLASHYMHMYATLALGGSNTSHKNVDKSRSFLLNLYYTNKNVLFIACFLNEAFFVGLYLLSFSSPLLSPSLLETVPPSTAAAIHQGAQVNSSILSMIFANPYSAGALEMARANKMDSFWPWVITGVSFPVMAFKQVVNVIQLVKASRWLAEGDIEARREARRIAKRRQE, encoded by the exons ATGGCAGGTGTTACAACGAGGAGACAGGCCGCGGCCGCGCAACAAGAAAAGaataccaccaccgtcaACGGCAATGCTGCCCCTTTCATGGAACAGGAGAACGCTCCACGAGATATCCTCGATGAACTCGACGATGACGAGCCCGCCGAGAACATTTTCCTTTTCTATCCCAACCTGATCGGATACGCCAGAATCATCCTCGCTGTTGCGTCGCTCTACTACATGCCCATTCATCCTAGAACCTGCACACTGCTATACTCCATCAGTTGTCTGCTTGACGCATTAGATGGAATTGCCGCCAGAGCGTACAATCAAAGTACGCGCTTCGGCGCCGTGCTTGATATGG TTACGGATCGGTGCACTACTTCCTGCCTTCTGACTTTCCTCGCTTCTGCCTTTCCCCGGTGGGCCATTCTCTTCCAGCTCCTGATCTCTCTTGATCTTGCCAGCCACT ACATGCACATGTACGCcacccttgcccttggcggCAGCAACACCTCCCACAAGAACGTCGACAAGTCCCGTTCCTTCCTCCTGAACCTCTACTACACCAACAAG AACGTCCTCTTCATCGCCTGCTTCCTGAACGAGGCTTTCTTCGTCGGCTTgtacctcctctccttcagctcccCGCTCCTCTCGCCCTCTCTTCTTGAAACCGTTCCTCCCTcgaccgccgccgccattcATCAGGGCGCCCAGGTCAACTCCAGCATTCTCAGCATGATCTTCGCCAACCCCTACAGCGCCGGGGCGCTCgagatggcgagggcgaACAAGATGGACAGCTTCTGGCCCTGGGTTATCACTGGTGTGAGCTTCCCCGTCATGGCCTTCAAGCAGGTCGTGAACGTGATCCAGCTGGTCAAGGCGAGCAGGTGGCTCGCTGAGGGTGACATTGAGGCCAGGAGGGAGGCTAGAAGGATTGCCAAGAGGAGGCAGGAGTAA